One window of the Pecten maximus unplaced genomic scaffold, xPecMax1.1, whole genome shotgun sequence genome contains the following:
- the LOC117319477 gene encoding breast cancer type 1 susceptibility protein homolog: protein MKSCLKKFKLEFQKSINKDTTHVVMHTVPSASQVCDRSLKFLIGISKGLWVVNDGWLTDSVKANRIMLEVINLRIL, encoded by the exons AGTTGCCTGAAGAAGTTTAAGCTGGAGTTCCAGAAAAGCATAAACAAAGATACAACCCATGTTGTAAtgcatacag TTCCAAGTGCAAGTCAAGTCTGCGACCGCAGTTTAAAATTTTTGATTGGAATCTCAAAAGGGCTTTGGGTGGTTAACGATGGGTGGTTGACTGACAGCGTGAAGGCCAACAGGATCATGCTAGAGGTAATTAATTTACGTATACTCTAG